A part of Curtobacterium sp. MCLR17_036 genomic DNA contains:
- a CDS encoding PTS ascorbate transporter subunit IIC, with protein sequence MNGFVSILLDLFRQPSIIVALISLIGLAIQRKSGSDVFKGTVRTLVGFLVLAAGAGVVSASLSPFGDMFQHAFNVQGVVPNNEAIVGQVLLEYGSAAALIFFFGMIVNVVLAATTQFKYIYLSGHVAFYMAAMVAVIFGVAGFSTWQVILWGSIAQGIVMTVSPAVVQPFMRKVTGTDDVALGHTGGAGIALSGVVATLTRSKKKPSKSTEDIAFPSGLGFLRDTTVIVALSMGVIYVVVALFAGAGYIESELSDGQNFIIFAVMQAATFSAGVFIILAGVRVVLAEIVPAFKGISERLVKNAKPALDVPIVFTFAPNAVLIGFLSSFAGGIVGMVVMAVSGTAVIIPGVVAHFMTGAASGVIGNGAGGRRGAVLGAFTNGLAITFLPLLLLPVLGDVGLANSTFSDADFGVVGLVFGHLAGAGGQVAVIVGLLAAIVLVYGASIVMRGRAKRRTEAEAAERDQEVAAAR encoded by the coding sequence ATGAACGGGTTCGTCTCGATCCTGCTCGACCTGTTCCGACAGCCGTCGATCATCGTCGCGCTCATCTCGCTGATCGGGCTCGCGATCCAGCGGAAGAGCGGCAGCGACGTCTTCAAGGGCACCGTCCGCACCCTGGTCGGCTTCCTCGTGCTCGCGGCCGGCGCCGGTGTGGTCAGCGCCTCGCTCTCGCCGTTCGGCGACATGTTCCAGCACGCGTTCAACGTGCAGGGCGTCGTGCCGAACAACGAGGCGATCGTCGGCCAGGTGCTGCTCGAGTACGGCTCCGCCGCCGCGCTCATCTTCTTCTTCGGCATGATCGTCAACGTCGTGCTCGCCGCGACGACGCAGTTCAAGTACATCTACCTGTCCGGCCACGTCGCCTTCTACATGGCGGCGATGGTCGCGGTGATCTTCGGCGTCGCCGGGTTCAGCACGTGGCAGGTCATCCTGTGGGGCTCGATCGCCCAGGGCATCGTCATGACGGTCTCCCCCGCCGTCGTGCAGCCCTTCATGCGCAAGGTCACGGGCACCGACGACGTCGCACTCGGGCACACCGGCGGTGCCGGCATCGCCCTGAGCGGTGTCGTCGCGACCCTGACCCGCAGCAAGAAGAAGCCGTCGAAGTCGACCGAGGACATCGCGTTCCCGTCCGGCCTCGGCTTCCTGCGCGACACCACCGTCATCGTGGCGCTGTCGATGGGCGTCATCTACGTCGTCGTCGCACTGTTCGCCGGTGCCGGGTACATCGAGTCCGAGCTGAGCGACGGCCAGAACTTCATCATCTTCGCGGTGATGCAGGCCGCCACGTTCTCCGCCGGTGTCTTCATCATCCTGGCCGGCGTCCGCGTCGTCCTGGCCGAGATCGTGCCGGCCTTCAAGGGCATCAGCGAGCGGCTCGTGAAGAACGCGAAGCCGGCGCTCGACGTGCCGATCGTGTTCACGTTCGCCCCGAACGCCGTGCTCATCGGCTTCCTGTCGAGCTTCGCCGGCGGCATCGTCGGCATGGTCGTCATGGCCGTGAGCGGCACCGCGGTCATCATCCCGGGGGTCGTCGCGCACTTCATGACCGGCGCGGCCTCCGGCGTCATCGGCAACGGCGCGGGCGGCCGACGCGGCGCGGTGCTCGGCGCGTTCACGAACGGGCTCGCCATCACCTTCCTGCCGCTGCTGCTCCTGCCGGTGCTCGGCGATGTGGGACTGGCGAACTCGACCTTCTCGGACGCCGACTTCGGCGTCGTGGGCCTGGTCTTCGGGCACCTCGCCGGTGCCGGTGGACAGGTCGCCGTGATCGTCGGACTGCTCGCCGCGATCGTGCTGGTGTACGGCGCGTCGATCGTGATGCGCGGCCGAGCGAAGCG
- a CDS encoding PTS sugar transporter subunit IIB: MKILAVCSTGLGSSFMTHMNIDKALKELGVSGVDVDHTDLGSASSTSADVVFVGKDIAEAAQDLGDVVVLDSLIDFSEIKTKTAAALTRHGVDVPAGA; encoded by the coding sequence ATGAAGATCCTCGCCGTCTGCAGCACCGGCCTCGGCTCCAGCTTCATGACCCACATGAACATCGACAAGGCGCTCAAGGAGCTCGGGGTCAGCGGGGTCGACGTCGACCACACCGACCTCGGTTCGGCCTCGTCCACCTCGGCCGACGTCGTCTTCGTCGGCAAGGACATCGCCGAGGCCGCCCAGGACCTCGGTGACGTGGTCGTGCTCGACAGCCTCATCGACTTCTCCGAGATCAAGACGAAGACCGCCGCGGCCCTCACCCGCCACGGCGTCGACGTCCCCGCGGGGGCCTGA
- a CDS encoding PTS sugar transporter subunit IIA, which translates to MLRERLTPDRIRFAADVESWQQAIDLVSAPLVDDGSITPDYVEAMTTAVAAPGGTYIDLGSGVALAHARPEAGVVRPALSYLRVRPAVLLADDPAHPIDLFLCLAASDSSEHIQTMQELAVLLTDEDARAGLLDATTPADVTSVLSQIGQNA; encoded by the coding sequence ATGCTCAGAGAACGTCTCACCCCCGACCGGATCCGCTTCGCCGCGGACGTCGAATCGTGGCAGCAGGCGATCGACCTCGTGTCGGCGCCGCTGGTCGACGACGGGTCGATCACCCCCGACTACGTCGAGGCGATGACGACCGCGGTCGCGGCACCCGGCGGCACGTACATCGACCTCGGGTCCGGCGTCGCCCTCGCCCACGCCCGCCCCGAGGCCGGCGTGGTCCGACCGGCGTTGTCGTACCTGCGCGTGCGGCCCGCCGTGCTGCTCGCCGACGACCCGGCGCACCCGATCGACCTGTTCCTGTGCCTCGCCGCGAGCGACTCGAGCGAGCACATCCAGACGATGCAGGAACTCGCCGTCCTGCTCACCGACGAGGACGCCCGCGCCGGGCTCCTCGACGCCACCACCCCCGCCGACGTCACGTCGGTCCTCTCACAGATCGGACAGAACGCATGA
- a CDS encoding GntR family transcriptional regulator: MRTISGTSKYVAVREHLLSRIVKLAPGTRLAPEPVLCEEYGVSRITLRHAVDGLIADGHLVREQGRGTFVTEPQFRTHYRERFADEVKGFYVQQTEEGFAVSSQVLRHDVVVAGETVGARLDVSSADRVVELVRLRFVNGTLHHRVTTYLPVERFPLAATTDFTDGSLYGFLREAYGVTLVRNDLLVSVSAADGPTSDALMVDHGEKLLRVASTVFDQDDQAVAYGVSDFTPQNSEIFFGLHS, translated from the coding sequence GTGCGCACGATCAGCGGGACGAGCAAGTACGTGGCCGTCCGCGAGCACCTGCTCTCGCGCATCGTCAAGCTCGCGCCGGGCACCCGACTCGCACCCGAACCGGTGCTCTGCGAGGAGTACGGGGTCAGCCGGATCACCCTGCGGCACGCGGTCGACGGGCTCATCGCGGACGGGCACCTCGTGCGCGAACAGGGCCGCGGCACCTTCGTCACCGAGCCGCAGTTCCGCACCCACTACCGGGAGCGCTTCGCCGACGAGGTGAAGGGCTTCTACGTGCAGCAGACGGAAGAGGGCTTCGCCGTCTCGAGCCAGGTGCTCCGGCACGACGTCGTCGTCGCCGGCGAGACGGTCGGCGCGCGCCTCGACGTGTCCTCCGCCGACCGCGTCGTGGAGCTCGTCCGGCTCCGGTTCGTCAACGGCACCCTGCACCACCGCGTCACCACCTACCTGCCGGTCGAGCGATTCCCCCTGGCGGCGACGACCGACTTCACCGACGGGTCGCTGTACGGCTTCCTGCGCGAGGCCTACGGCGTGACGCTCGTCCGGAACGACCTGCTCGTCTCGGTGAGCGCCGCGGACGGCCCCACGTCCGACGCCCTGATGGTCGACCACGGCGAGAAGCTCCTGCGGGTCGCCTCGACGGTCTTCGACCAGGACGACCAGGCCGTCGCGTACGGCGTCTCGGACTTCACGCCGCAGAACTCCGAGATCTTCTTCGGACTGCACAGCTGA